A genome region from Leptodactylus fuscus isolate aLepFus1 chromosome 6, aLepFus1.hap2, whole genome shotgun sequence includes the following:
- the LOC142209073 gene encoding nicotinamide N-methyltransferase-like, producing MSDFTGKEEYQELFNPKVYLESFYHLGSGSRADKYLYFVLKELVDTFTSGKVKGDTLIDIGTGPTIYQLLSACEVFKNIIVSDFTERNREEFNVWLKNQPGAFDWSSVVKHVCHLEGDSISCQEKEERLRKSITQVLKCDVQKTNPLDPVTLPQADCVLSCLCLEAACKDYEAYVTAVKNMTTLLKPGGYLVLGGIMGSSFYTVGEVKFSSLDLNEDFLREAITGAGYVIENFQLYKKTETSVGEQQDFTAYYVVVARKEINS from the exons ATGTCTGACTTCACGGGGAAGGAGGAATACCAGGAATTATTCAACCCCAAGGTCTATCTGGAGTCCTTTTATCATCTGGGGTCGGGGTCTAGGGCAGATAAATACTTATACTTTGTACTCAAAGAACTGGTGGACACGTTTACATCAG GTAAAGTGAAGGGCGATACGCTGATCGACATCGGGACGGGGCCCACCATATACCAGCTCCTGTCAGCTTGTGAAGTCTTCAAAAACATCATTGTCTCCGACTTTACAGAAAGAAACAGAGAGGAGTTTAATGTATGGCTCAAGAACCAGCCTGGAGCATTTGACTGGAGCTCTGTGGTGAAACATGTCTGCCATCTGGAAGGAGACAG CATATCTTGCCAAGAAAAGGAAGAACGACTAAGAAAATCCATAACACAAGTCCTGAAGTGCGACGTCCAGAAAACAAATCCGCTAGATCCGGTTACTCTTCCCCAGGCGGATTGTGTCCTTAGTTGCCTGTGTCTGGAGGCAGCATGTAAAGACTATGAAGCATATGTCACTGCTGTAAAGAACATGACCACATTACTAAAGCCGGGCGGTTACTTGGTGCTTGGCGGTATTATGGGAAGCTCTTTCTACACGGTGGGCGAAGTGAAGTTCTCAAGCCTAGATCTCAATGAAGACTTTCTCAGGGAAGCCATAACTGGAGCTGGATACGTTATCGAAAATTTCCAGCTCTACAAGAAGACTGAAACTTCTGTGGGAGAACAACAAGATTTCACTGCTTATTATGTTGTTGTTGCTCGGAAGGAAATAAATAGCTAA
- the CSNK1D gene encoding casein kinase I isoform X1 yields MELRVGNRYRLGRKIGSGSFGDIYLGTDIAAAEEVAIKLECVKTKHPQLHIESKIYKMMQGGVGIPTIKWCGAEGDYNVMVMELLGPSLEDLFNFCSRKFSLKTVLLLADQMISRIEYIHSKNFIHRDVKPDNFLMGLGKKGNLVYIIDFGLAKKYRDARTHQHIPYRENKNLTGTARYASINTHLGIEQSRRDDLESLGYVLMYFNLGSLPWQGLKAATKRQKYERISEKKMSTPIEVLCKSYPSEFATYLNFCRSLRFDDKPDYSYLRQLFRNLFHRQGFSYDYVFDWNMLKFGASRAAEDAERERREREERLRHTRNPAARGLPSTASGRLRGTQEVTPPTPLTPTSHTANTSPRPVSGMERERKVSMRLHRGAPVNVSSSDLTGRQDTSRMSTSQIPSRVASSGFPSTVHR; encoded by the exons ATGGAGCTGAGAGTCGGGAACCGGTACCGGCTGGGCCGGAAGATCGGCAGCGGTTCTTTTGGAGACATTTATTTAG GCACTGACATTGCAGCCGCCGAGGAAGTTGCCATCAAATTGGAATGTGTGAAAACAAAGCACCCCCAGCTCCACATCGAGAGCAAGATCTATAAGATGATGCAAGGAGGAG TGGGAATCCCGACTATCAAATGGTGCGGAGCGGAGGGCGACTACAATGTCATGGTCATGGAGTTGTTGGGGCCGAGCCTCGAAGACCTCTTTAACTTTTGTTCCAGGAAATTTAGCTTGAAAACTGTGCTGCTACTTGCTGACCAGATG ATCAGTCGCATTGAATACATTCATTCCAAGAACTTCATCCATCGTGACGTGAAGCCCGATAATTTCCTCATGGGTCTTGGTAAAAAAGGAAACCTGGTCTACATCATTGACTTTGGACTGGCAAAGAAGTATCGAGATGCCAGAACTCACCAGCATATCCCGTACCGCGAAAACAAGAACCTGACCGGCACCGCCCGATACGCGTCCATAAACACCCACCTTGGCATAG AGCAATCTCGCAGGGATGATCTGGAGTCGTTGGGTTACGTGCTGATGTATTTCAATCTGGGTTCACTCCCGTGGCAAGGACTAAAAGCCGCCACCAAACGACAAAAATACGAGCGCATCAGTGAAAAAAAGATGTCTACACCCATAGAGGTCCTATGTAAAAGCTATCCCT CGGAGTTCGCCACCTACCTGAACTTCTGCCGGTCTCTTCGCTTTGACGACAAGCCGGACTACTCCTACTTAAGGCAGCTATTCAGGAATCTCTTCCACCGTCAGGGATTCTCCTACGATTACGTGTTCGATTGGAACATGCTAAAGTTT GGTGCAAGTCGCGCTGCTGAAGACGCGGAGCGCGAGAGAAGAGAGCGAGAAGAGCGCCTGAGACACACAAGGAATCCCGCAGCCCGGGGCTTGCCCTCTACGGCTTCAGGGAGACTAAGAGGGACGCAGGAAGTAACGCCCCCCACTCCACTCACACCCACCTCCCACACAG CCAACACCTCCCCCAGACCCGTGTCCGGTATGGAACGTGAGCGGAAAGTGAGTATGAGACTGCATCGTGGTGCTCCTGTTAATGTCTCTTCATCTGACCTAACCGGTCGACAAGATACCTCTCGCATGTCAACTTCACAG
- the CSNK1D gene encoding casein kinase I isoform X2 has translation MELRVGNRYRLGRKIGSGSFGDIYLGTDIAAAEEVAIKLECVKTKHPQLHIESKIYKMMQGGVGIPTIKWCGAEGDYNVMVMELLGPSLEDLFNFCSRKFSLKTVLLLADQMISRIEYIHSKNFIHRDVKPDNFLMGLGKKGNLVYIIDFGLAKKYRDARTHQHIPYRENKNLTGTARYASINTHLGIEQSRRDDLESLGYVLMYFNLGSLPWQGLKAATKRQKYERISEKKMSTPIEVLCKSYPSEFATYLNFCRSLRFDDKPDYSYLRQLFRNLFHRQGFSYDYVFDWNMLKFGASRAAEDAERERREREERLRHTRNPAARGLPSTASGRLRGTQEVTPPTPLTPTSHTANTSPRPVSGMERERKVSMRLHRGAPVNVSSSDLTGRQDTSRMSTSQNSIPFEHHGK, from the exons ATGGAGCTGAGAGTCGGGAACCGGTACCGGCTGGGCCGGAAGATCGGCAGCGGTTCTTTTGGAGACATTTATTTAG GCACTGACATTGCAGCCGCCGAGGAAGTTGCCATCAAATTGGAATGTGTGAAAACAAAGCACCCCCAGCTCCACATCGAGAGCAAGATCTATAAGATGATGCAAGGAGGAG TGGGAATCCCGACTATCAAATGGTGCGGAGCGGAGGGCGACTACAATGTCATGGTCATGGAGTTGTTGGGGCCGAGCCTCGAAGACCTCTTTAACTTTTGTTCCAGGAAATTTAGCTTGAAAACTGTGCTGCTACTTGCTGACCAGATG ATCAGTCGCATTGAATACATTCATTCCAAGAACTTCATCCATCGTGACGTGAAGCCCGATAATTTCCTCATGGGTCTTGGTAAAAAAGGAAACCTGGTCTACATCATTGACTTTGGACTGGCAAAGAAGTATCGAGATGCCAGAACTCACCAGCATATCCCGTACCGCGAAAACAAGAACCTGACCGGCACCGCCCGATACGCGTCCATAAACACCCACCTTGGCATAG AGCAATCTCGCAGGGATGATCTGGAGTCGTTGGGTTACGTGCTGATGTATTTCAATCTGGGTTCACTCCCGTGGCAAGGACTAAAAGCCGCCACCAAACGACAAAAATACGAGCGCATCAGTGAAAAAAAGATGTCTACACCCATAGAGGTCCTATGTAAAAGCTATCCCT CGGAGTTCGCCACCTACCTGAACTTCTGCCGGTCTCTTCGCTTTGACGACAAGCCGGACTACTCCTACTTAAGGCAGCTATTCAGGAATCTCTTCCACCGTCAGGGATTCTCCTACGATTACGTGTTCGATTGGAACATGCTAAAGTTT GGTGCAAGTCGCGCTGCTGAAGACGCGGAGCGCGAGAGAAGAGAGCGAGAAGAGCGCCTGAGACACACAAGGAATCCCGCAGCCCGGGGCTTGCCCTCTACGGCTTCAGGGAGACTAAGAGGGACGCAGGAAGTAACGCCCCCCACTCCACTCACACCCACCTCCCACACAG CCAACACCTCCCCCAGACCCGTGTCCGGTATGGAACGTGAGCGGAAAGTGAGTATGAGACTGCATCGTGGTGCTCCTGTTAATGTCTCTTCATCTGACCTAACCGGTCGACAAGATACCTCTCGCATGTCAACTTCACAG AATAGCATTCCATTCGAACATCACGGCAAGTAG